From Echinicola soli, a single genomic window includes:
- a CDS encoding glycosyltransferase family 4 protein: protein MIGDSRKIVIIDIYYLHVAQTGIRTYTESLLEAVESLKGGGDFEYIISPEYSSLKSNTFFKGKTPKWKNLLFQLLYFLRKAVVLPILTYWHRSDLVFSPDILSPLWAKGMKVSVLHDAFFWENPDHYNPRWRKYFLALLKVSLRKNAQVVTITQHSKKQLQKYLNISGLPIHVVYPATNVVAKPATPSKSLLSAPYFLHVGVMEKRKNLVTLIKAFDHFLKTSSHDEYKLVLVGQRGPRKELDDYDNVSQEVDRLGLRDQVVLPGFVSRGALESYYQHAFVYIFPSLNEGFGMPVLEAFSYKLPVIVSRQGALMEVGGDAVSCPVDNSPKAFSKEMQRVVEDPKLRKTLIEKGNKRLTCFSGKQFLVDLEACFSKVLRG from the coding sequence ATGATAGGAGATAGTCGGAAAATAGTTATTATCGACATCTATTACCTCCATGTGGCTCAGACGGGAATCCGGACCTATACCGAATCGCTCTTGGAGGCCGTGGAATCTTTAAAAGGTGGGGGGGATTTTGAATACATCATCAGCCCGGAGTATTCATCGCTAAAATCGAACACCTTCTTTAAAGGCAAAACTCCAAAATGGAAAAACCTGCTTTTTCAACTGCTCTATTTTTTGAGAAAAGCAGTGGTGCTGCCTATTTTGACCTATTGGCATCGTAGTGACCTGGTCTTTTCCCCTGATATACTTTCGCCACTTTGGGCGAAGGGAATGAAGGTGTCGGTCTTGCACGATGCTTTTTTTTGGGAGAACCCCGACCACTATAATCCCCGCTGGCGCAAATATTTCTTGGCATTGCTTAAGGTTTCACTGCGCAAGAATGCCCAGGTGGTAACCATCACCCAACACTCCAAAAAACAACTCCAAAAGTACCTGAATATCTCTGGCTTGCCCATCCATGTGGTCTATCCTGCTACCAATGTGGTCGCCAAGCCAGCCACTCCTTCCAAAAGCCTACTTTCAGCTCCTTACTTCCTGCATGTGGGCGTTATGGAAAAACGTAAAAACCTGGTCACCCTTATCAAGGCATTTGACCACTTTCTGAAAACATCAAGCCATGATGAATATAAACTCGTTTTGGTGGGGCAGCGGGGGCCTCGGAAGGAATTGGATGACTATGACAATGTCAGTCAGGAAGTCGATCGGTTAGGGTTAAGGGATCAAGTGGTTCTTCCGGGTTTTGTAAGCAGGGGAGCACTGGAAAGCTACTATCAGCACGCCTTTGTCTATATTTTTCCATCTTTGAATGAAGGATTTGGGATGCCGGTGCTGGAGGCTTTTTCCTATAAACTTCCCGTAATCGTATCACGACAAGGTGCCTTGATGGAAGTGGGCGGTGATGCCGTCAGTTGTCCTGTGGATAATTCACCAAAGGCCTTTTCTAAAGAAATGCAGCGGGTCGTAGAGGATCCAAAGCTACGCAAAACACTGATCGAGAAAGGGAACAAACGACTCACTTGTTTTAGCGGAAAGCAATTTTTAGTGGATTTAGAGGCTTGTTTTAGTAAGGTACTGCGAGGATAG
- a CDS encoding acyltransferase family protein: MINKIRPYSIDGNVSRFEKLDALRGCFAILVVFYHFTYDIFDPENYLSNFIFSQSYIFVDFFFVLSGFVICHRYSDKLNDTKSFATFMKKRFIRLYPLLVYSVLMYSILKLYGLINQHGFSDPNYSWGTWGMEILEALTLMNSNPIFGSSLGMNPVTWTISAEMICYFLFGVVLVIGKNRFNYLFLFVHIFCFGFLFLDGSYSVSGNFGFVRGILNFSIGVMVYSLFLIKALNTSILQGIYILFLVILLFVFDNVPDIYKLILPYIFGFGVYIFANDSQGVNFLKNNFFKFLGERSYSIYLNHYLILWVVYFLEFRILNFPYNVVTTVICLCISLFATLIYSDFTYKYIEIISKNRLSKWKSIPRLVNSKYDRR; this comes from the coding sequence GTGATAAATAAAATTAGGCCATATAGTATCGATGGTAATGTCAGTAGATTTGAAAAGTTAGATGCTTTGAGAGGCTGTTTTGCTATTTTAGTTGTTTTTTATCATTTTACATATGATATATTCGATCCAGAAAATTATCTCAGTAACTTTATTTTTAGTCAATCTTATATTTTTGTTGATTTCTTTTTTGTATTAAGTGGTTTTGTTATTTGCCATAGATATTCCGATAAGCTTAATGATACCAAATCCTTTGCTACATTCATGAAAAAGCGATTTATAAGACTCTATCCTTTGTTAGTTTATTCCGTTTTAATGTATTCTATATTGAAATTATATGGATTGATTAACCAACACGGATTTAGTGATCCTAACTATAGTTGGGGCACTTGGGGTATGGAAATTTTGGAAGCTCTAACATTAATGAATTCCAATCCCATTTTTGGATCATCGTTGGGAATGAATCCTGTTACATGGACAATATCCGCCGAGATGATTTGTTATTTTTTGTTTGGAGTTGTACTCGTGATAGGTAAAAATAGGTTTAACTATCTCTTTTTGTTTGTTCATATTTTTTGTTTTGGATTTCTGTTTTTGGATGGAAGCTATTCCGTTTCGGGCAATTTTGGTTTTGTTCGTGGGATACTGAATTTTTCAATTGGGGTAATGGTTTATAGTTTATTTTTAATTAAAGCCCTAAATACATCTATTTTACAAGGGATTTATATTCTTTTCCTTGTGATCTTACTTTTTGTATTTGATAATGTTCCAGATATATATAAACTTATATTGCCATATATTTTTGGTTTTGGGGTATATATATTTGCCAATGATAGTCAGGGAGTGAATTTTTTGAAGAACAATTTTTTTAAATTTTTAGGTGAAAGATCCTATTCAATCTATCTTAATCATTATTTGATTCTTTGGGTAGTTTATTTTTTAGAGTTTAGAATACTAAATTTTCCGTACAATGTAGTTACTACTGTGATTTGCCTTTGTATTTCTCTTTTTGCCACATTGATCTATTCAGATTTTACGTATAAATATATTGAGATTATATCGAAAAATAGACTCTCAAAATGGAAGTCAATACCAAGGTTAGTCAATTCTAAGTATGATAGGAGATAG
- a CDS encoding O-antigen ligase family protein, which translates to MIYIIPLLMVTVYQIVFKGKWEWVIFFMILFLPAYTAILSITYQATSSVLLTNIFKYLKELVLLLALLSFVLYRKNIFDDGYRLRMTDKLFLFFYLLCAIFLILPIGTADFTTKAVYFKNVVIMGLMYFFGRNTSLKDGEFRIMFLMMMVIFVGAFGLNIFEKITHMHFQNISGYALYNRVINDVEPSGNYGLTWTFETQTTGMRLASFFSDPLDLASSCLIGFSVGLIGYLTSKREQSWLFITIMLCSLGSLFFAASRASFASFFIMLCFIAMIFRLYGLIKLGIMLLLGFVIYVVYFASDDFYYFVVDTLTFENASSMGHLLAWIEAFNQMVIAPLGSGLATSGNASGVTDDLRIGGENQFLIFGVQLGVLGMLLYISILATGIWTAVKAFRKSHDTHLARIAFVAATVKVGLLLPLFTANAELYGFVSWVSWWMIGISVKTYGESKRTVLAR; encoded by the coding sequence ATGATCTATATAATTCCCTTGCTTATGGTGACGGTTTACCAAATCGTCTTCAAGGGCAAGTGGGAGTGGGTGATATTTTTTATGATCCTTTTTCTTCCTGCATACACGGCAATTTTGAGTATTACCTATCAGGCCACCTCTTCGGTTTTGCTTACCAATATATTTAAGTATTTAAAAGAACTGGTCCTTCTTTTGGCGTTGCTGTCCTTTGTCCTTTACAGGAAGAATATTTTTGATGACGGATATCGGCTAAGGATGACGGACAAACTGTTTCTGTTCTTTTACCTGTTATGTGCGATTTTCTTGATCCTTCCGATAGGAACGGCTGATTTTACGACCAAAGCGGTATATTTTAAGAATGTGGTGATAATGGGATTGATGTATTTCTTTGGTAGGAACACATCCCTGAAAGACGGAGAATTCCGCATTATGTTTTTAATGATGATGGTCATCTTTGTGGGTGCATTTGGCTTAAATATTTTTGAAAAAATCACCCACATGCACTTTCAGAATATTTCGGGATATGCCCTATATAATCGGGTCATTAATGATGTGGAGCCCTCGGGGAATTATGGATTGACCTGGACTTTTGAAACCCAGACCACGGGAATGCGCTTGGCATCGTTTTTTTCTGACCCATTGGATTTGGCCAGTTCATGCTTAATTGGCTTTTCGGTGGGGCTGATTGGATATTTGACTTCCAAGCGGGAGCAATCCTGGCTGTTTATCACGATCATGCTTTGTTCTTTGGGCAGCTTGTTTTTTGCAGCATCAAGGGCTTCTTTTGCTTCTTTTTTTATCATGCTGTGCTTTATAGCGATGATTTTTCGGCTCTATGGATTGATCAAACTAGGCATAATGCTCCTGCTGGGTTTTGTGATCTATGTGGTTTATTTTGCCTCCGATGACTTTTATTATTTCGTGGTGGACACCCTTACTTTCGAGAATGCCTCCAGTATGGGACACCTTCTTGCGTGGATTGAAGCTTTCAATCAAATGGTGATTGCTCCTTTGGGATCCGGGCTGGCGACCAGTGGTAATGCTTCTGGCGTTACGGACGATTTAAGAATTGGCGGTGAAAACCAGTTTTTGATATTTGGTGTCCAGCTAGGGGTGTTGGGGATGTTACTTTACATTTCCATCTTGGCGACTGGAATTTGGACAGCCGTAAAAGCATTTCGAAAATCACATGACACCCATTTGGCCAGGATAGCCTTCGTGGCAGCTACCGTAAAAGTGGGCCTATTGCTCCCACTGTTTACTGCTAATGCTGAATTATATGGTTTTGTATCTTGGGTAAGTTGGTGGATGATTGGAATTAGTGTAAAGACATATGGAGAAAGTAAACGTACTGTTTTAGCTAGATAA
- a CDS encoding glycosyltransferase family 2 protein, which produces MKETPSVAIIILNWNGYAHTSACLKSLQAAKMEDVEVILVDNASEDGAVAKLKSEFPQHTYLQNEQNLGFTGGNNVGIKHALEREIPYIMLLNNDTEVVPGFLGHLLHELKSHARLAAVQPLMYYLHDKHKVWNAGGKFNPWTGGSTSITQKKNHSLPYPTDWITGCCILVRSEVIREVGLLNDHYFAYFEDVDWSLRMRERGHGLAVAPAAVIYHEAGASSKAKKKGKEGVLSPKVHYLNTRNQLFQLRNHVDFPHRLVAWPVQLVKLGLFGVYFLVRRRREKFRALLKGLRDGLKLECKS; this is translated from the coding sequence GTGAAAGAGACACCTTCCGTGGCCATTATCATCCTAAACTGGAATGGCTATGCACATACCAGCGCCTGCCTGAAATCACTGCAGGCAGCCAAGATGGAGGATGTCGAAGTGATCTTGGTGGACAATGCTTCTGAGGATGGCGCTGTGGCCAAGCTGAAATCGGAATTCCCACAGCACACGTATCTCCAAAATGAACAAAACCTTGGCTTTACCGGGGGAAATAATGTGGGCATTAAGCATGCACTGGAAAGGGAAATCCCTTATATAATGCTGCTGAACAATGATACCGAAGTAGTCCCGGGGTTTTTGGGCCACTTGCTGCATGAACTCAAAAGCCATGCAAGACTGGCAGCCGTTCAGCCCCTGATGTACTATCTACATGATAAGCACAAAGTATGGAATGCCGGAGGCAAGTTTAATCCTTGGACGGGAGGATCGACCTCCATTACACAAAAAAAAAACCATTCCTTACCTTATCCCACCGACTGGATCACGGGTTGCTGCATCTTGGTAAGGTCCGAGGTGATCAGGGAAGTAGGACTGCTAAATGACCACTATTTTGCGTATTTCGAAGACGTGGACTGGTCACTGAGAATGCGGGAGCGAGGGCATGGCCTGGCCGTGGCTCCCGCAGCGGTCATTTACCATGAGGCTGGTGCCTCTTCCAAGGCCAAAAAGAAAGGGAAAGAGGGGGTTTTAAGCCCTAAAGTCCATTACCTTAACACCAGAAATCAGCTGTTTCAGCTAAGAAACCACGTGGATTTTCCCCACAGACTGGTTGCTTGGCCCGTCCAACTGGTCAAATTGGGGCTGTTTGGTGTTTATTTTCTGGTCCGTCGACGGAGGGAAAAATTCCGTGCCTTGCTAAAGGGCCTTAGAGATGGCCTAAAGTTGGAATGTAAATCTTAA
- a CDS encoding class I SAM-dependent methyltransferase: MSLIEKDALIAALKSEITATGNEGDISYFEVHHKRFGHVYDFLQNRIGNKRLKVLDIGSHYLHTSIMAKEMGCEVDSMDVSAFWSLPFVRERAAKYNLNPVIEDDLSTLAVPEGKKGHYDIILFTEILEHITFNPINFWKAIHGMVKDGGLIYISTPNSLSLPGFVRTLKNLLGFRGVGIGVEMIHHSVTYGHHWKEYSAGEIKAYFQMLSDDFEVKVKKYSYRKYDLSGPHKGYRLLANLGNSLGFFAEDLEAVVTVNKQHTWKLTTPNY; encoded by the coding sequence ATGAGTTTGATTGAAAAAGATGCCCTTATTGCAGCACTGAAAAGTGAAATTACCGCCACGGGCAATGAAGGGGACATCTCCTATTTTGAAGTGCATCATAAGCGGTTTGGCCATGTGTACGATTTTCTTCAAAATAGGATAGGAAATAAGCGATTAAAAGTGCTCGATATAGGCAGTCATTATCTTCATACATCCATTATGGCCAAAGAAATGGGATGCGAAGTGGACAGCATGGATGTGTCTGCGTTTTGGTCGCTGCCATTTGTGAGAGAACGTGCCGCTAAGTATAACCTTAATCCCGTCATCGAGGATGACTTGAGCACATTGGCGGTTCCCGAAGGAAAAAAGGGGCACTATGATATCATTCTTTTTACAGAGATCCTGGAGCACATTACCTTTAATCCCATAAACTTCTGGAAGGCCATTCACGGAATGGTAAAAGATGGTGGCTTGATTTATATATCCACCCCAAATAGCCTAAGCCTCCCGGGATTTGTAAGGACACTAAAAAACCTGTTGGGTTTTCGAGGAGTGGGAATCGGCGTGGAGATGATCCACCATAGTGTGACTTATGGGCATCACTGGAAAGAATATAGCGCAGGAGAGATTAAAGCTTATTTTCAGATGCTGAGTGATGATTTTGAGGTAAAGGTAAAAAAGTACAGCTATCGAAAGTACGATCTCTCCGGCCCGCATAAAGGGTACAGGCTGCTGGCCAATCTGGGCAATAGCCTTGGTTTTTTTGCGGAGGACCTTGAGGCAGTGGTCACTGTAAACAAGCAGCACACCTGGAAATTGACTACGCCAAACTATTAA
- a CDS encoding oligosaccharide flippase family protein — MIEKLISVPFFQLIRHKSVQNFIFLLIIQSSNILISLIVMPLLIQSIGVDQFGLVSLALSVILIANVFIGFGYNLSGPREVALNQKDKNSLSEILSTVISSKLVLAVLAAVSLLVAVKGFGLFPEYQVILLYSLLMLFSEATLPVWFFQGMEKMKLVSAANVFSKLLYLTGIVLFIQGPDDAKWVNFFFGGSAVLINLLLLAYVHFQFRIALVFSNWRSIISSLKDNIYLFLSAFANHIAVNGGIVVLSFFASAEMLGMYSLAERVSLVLRIVPALIAQAIYPNAAKLYESDIQGFYRFMKKVYASTLILCGLMVGIISLLAPFIIRLLAKEPLPESVLYLRILVFVPMIASLNAGNTVLLLIADKKYLLFNASWIMLLAMLVSAVTATTLFGTVGLCTAMVMSELFVFLLTFWIILKKCPELIRGFYGKSRNGQ, encoded by the coding sequence ATGATCGAAAAACTCATTTCTGTACCGTTTTTTCAGCTTATCCGCCATAAGTCAGTACAGAACTTTATTTTTTTACTGATCATCCAGTCCTCCAATATCCTGATTTCACTGATCGTCATGCCATTGCTGATCCAGTCTATCGGTGTGGACCAGTTTGGGCTGGTGAGCTTGGCGTTGTCCGTGATATTGATTGCCAATGTATTTATCGGCTTCGGCTATAACCTGAGTGGTCCCCGTGAGGTCGCCCTAAACCAAAAAGATAAAAATAGCCTTTCCGAAATCCTATCCACTGTCATTTCCAGCAAATTGGTATTGGCGGTATTGGCGGCTGTTTCCCTGTTGGTGGCAGTAAAGGGATTTGGGCTTTTTCCAGAATATCAGGTCATACTGCTCTATTCTTTGCTGATGCTGTTTTCGGAAGCGACCCTACCGGTGTGGTTTTTTCAGGGAATGGAAAAGATGAAATTGGTGTCAGCGGCCAATGTCTTCAGCAAGCTTCTTTATCTCACAGGCATTGTGCTTTTTATCCAAGGGCCTGACGATGCCAAGTGGGTGAATTTTTTCTTTGGGGGATCGGCGGTGCTGATCAATCTTCTCCTGCTCGCTTATGTGCATTTCCAATTTCGCATCGCATTGGTATTTTCCAACTGGCGAAGCATCATTAGCTCATTAAAGGATAATATTTACCTCTTTTTGTCAGCTTTCGCTAACCACATCGCAGTGAATGGTGGAATAGTAGTGCTAAGCTTTTTTGCCAGTGCCGAGATGCTGGGCATGTACAGTTTGGCAGAGCGGGTAAGTTTGGTATTGCGGATAGTCCCGGCATTGATCGCACAGGCGATATATCCAAACGCAGCGAAACTATATGAATCAGACATTCAGGGGTTTTATCGGTTTATGAAGAAAGTGTATGCCTCCACGCTTATCCTTTGTGGGCTTATGGTAGGGATCATTTCTTTGCTGGCACCATTTATCATCCGGCTTTTGGCAAAGGAACCTTTACCGGAAAGTGTTTTATATTTGCGGATATTGGTCTTTGTACCAATGATCGCAAGCTTAAATGCCGGCAATACCGTTTTGCTGTTAATAGCCGACAAAAAATACCTTTTGTTCAACGCATCCTGGATCATGCTGCTAGCGATGTTGGTGAGTGCGGTAACAGCTACTACGCTATTCGGCACGGTCGGATTATGTACGGCCATGGTGATGAGTGAGCTTTTTGTATTTTTGTTAACGTTTTGGATCATCCTAAAGAAATGCCCGGAACTGATAAGAGGCTTCTATGGAAAAAGCAGGAATGGTCAATAG
- a CDS encoding GumC domain-containing protein, whose protein sequence is MADQKHIIDDKITFRELILRGKGWLTFFRSKTRFIVIAIVVGAVLGLAASWLKKPKYTAATSFVLEESSGSSMGSLSGLASLAGINLGSLGSSSGLFQGDNIMELYRSDNMLIKTFLTPAKDIDGQLLVDRYIQFHELEDKWGGQVDFGKLDFSLPREDFSVEQDSVMKELAKLIRENELGVDKPDRKLSIIKVSNTSKDEPFAKAYNEKLVENVNQFYFETKTKKTAENLQILQSQADSVRRVLDEDLKEYAQLQDKRPNPNPLMQRTVVDAERKQVDIRVSSSAYEEIVKNLEVAKINHRNSSPLIQIIDKPRFPLEESKLKWYVGIIIGGVVAFILALFYLYITRLYQANIREE, encoded by the coding sequence ATGGCAGATCAAAAACACATTATCGACGACAAGATTACTTTCCGTGAACTTATCCTTCGGGGCAAGGGCTGGCTCACGTTTTTTAGAAGTAAGACGAGGTTTATTGTCATAGCTATAGTGGTGGGTGCTGTGCTTGGGTTGGCCGCTTCTTGGCTAAAGAAGCCCAAATATACGGCAGCCACTTCTTTTGTGCTGGAAGAATCCAGCGGGAGTAGCATGGGAAGCTTATCTGGACTGGCCAGCTTGGCAGGCATCAACTTGGGCTCGCTGGGCAGCAGCAGTGGCCTGTTTCAGGGGGACAATATCATGGAACTTTACCGCTCTGACAATATGCTGATCAAGACCTTTCTGACACCAGCAAAGGACATTGATGGACAGCTGTTGGTAGATCGCTATATCCAGTTTCATGAGCTTGAGGACAAGTGGGGCGGACAGGTGGATTTTGGAAAGCTGGACTTTAGCCTTCCCAGGGAGGATTTTTCTGTGGAACAGGATAGTGTGATGAAAGAACTGGCCAAGCTGATCCGCGAAAATGAACTTGGTGTGGATAAACCTGATCGTAAACTGAGCATCATCAAGGTGTCCAATACCTCCAAAGATGAACCTTTTGCCAAAGCCTATAATGAAAAGTTGGTCGAAAATGTCAACCAGTTTTACTTCGAAACCAAAACCAAAAAGACTGCCGAAAACCTTCAAATCCTGCAATCCCAAGCAGACAGTGTCCGCAGAGTGCTGGATGAAGATCTGAAGGAATATGCCCAGCTGCAGGACAAACGCCCCAATCCCAATCCCCTTATGCAACGTACCGTCGTGGATGCCGAGCGCAAGCAAGTGGACATCCGTGTATCCAGTAGTGCGTATGAGGAAATCGTCAAGAACCTGGAAGTCGCCAAAATCAACCACCGGAACAGCTCCCCACTGATCCAGATCATCGATAAACCCCGATTTCCATTGGAAGAGAGCAAGCTGAAATGGTATGTTGGCATCATTATAGGAGGAGTCGTGGCTTTTATCCTGGCCCTGTTTTACCTCTACATCACCCGCCTATATCAAGCCAATATTAGGGAAGAGTAA